TCGTGGCGTCGGTGCAGGAATCGATCGACTCCGGTCGCGTCGCCGAGTCCACCGATCCGTCCGGCTCGCGCAATCGCCTGCAGACCCGCACCTTGCTCGACGCGTTGGAGGCGGGTGGCTTCGACGCCGCATTCGGCGGTGCCCGCCGCGACGAGGACCGCGCCCGCGCCAAGGAACGCGTGTTCAGCTTCCGCGACGAGTTCGGCCAATGGGATCCACGATCCCAGCGACCGGAGCCCTGGTCGATCTACAACGGCCGCATCCGGCGAGGGGAATCCGTCCGGGTGTTCCCGCTGTCCAACTGGACCGAGACCGACATCTGGCGCTATATCGAGATCGAGAACCTCGACCTCCCGCCGATCTACTATGCAAGCGAGCGTGAGGTTTTCGACCGCGACGGCATCCTGCTCGCCGTGTCACCGCACAGCCGGCCGCGCGATGGTGAACAGGTGAGCACGGAATGGGTGCGGTACCGCACCGTCGGCGACCTCACCATCACCGGAGCGGTGCGATCACGCGCCACCACCATCCCGGAGATCATCGCCGAGATCTCCGACGCCACCGTCTCCGAACGCGGCGAGACCCGCGCCGACGACCGCACGTCGTCGGCGGCCATGGAAGACCGGAAGCGCGAGGGATACTTCTGATGAGCACCACGATCGCACCGCAACGCTCCGGCCCCGCACCGGAATCCCGCCGACGGCAGATCCTGCGCCTGGCCACCGCCGGCAGTGTCGACGACGGCAAGTCCACGCTGATCGGGCGGCTGCTGCACGACACCGGCAGCCTCCCGACCGACCATCTCGATGCGGTCACCGACGACGAGGGGGTCGCCGACCTCGCCGCGCTGTCCGATGGTCTGCGCGCCGAACGTGAACAGGGCATCACCATCGATGTCGCGTACCGCTTCTTCTCCACCGCGAGCCGCAACTACGTGCTGGCCGACACCCCCGGACACGAGCGCTATACACGCAACACCTTCACCGGCGCGTCCAATGCCCACGTCGCGGTGTTACTGGTGGACGCGCGCAACGGATTACAGGTCCAGACCCGCCGCCACGCACGGATCGCGACCGTCCTCGGCGTGCCGCACGTGATCGCGGCCGTCAACAAGATCGATCTGGTCGACTACTCGGCAGAACGGTTCGCCGAGATCGAGGCGGACCTCGCGGAGCTCGCCACCCAGGTGGGCATCGACCATATTCTGGCGATCCCGGTGGCGGCCAAGGACGGCGACAATGTGGTGGACCGCTCGGTCAACACCCCCTGGTACACGGGGCCGACGCTGCTCGAGTACCTGGAGGGGGTGGAGCTGGTCGCGCCGTCACCGACCACCGACGAACTCCGGTTCCCGATCCAGTGGGTGTCACGACCGACGGATCTGCATCGTCGCCGCTACTACGGACGACTCGCCGCCGGTCGACTGCATGTCGGCGACTCGGTCACGATCCTCCCCTCCGGCAACAGCAGTGTGGTCACCGCCGTCGACACGCTCGACGACGACCGTGAGTTCGCCGTTGCGCCGCTGTCGATCTCGATCGAGCTGGCCGACGACATCGACGTCGGGCGCGGCGATGTCATCGTCAGCGCCGCGGAGACCGCGCACGCGCCGGTGCTGGCCCGCGAGCTCGACGCGACGGTCTGCTGGTTGTCGGACACGCCACTGCACGCCGGCGATCGGGTGGCGCTCAAACACGGCGCCGCCACGGTACGTGCCACCGTGCAGTCGTTGGAACGTCGGCTGGACCCCGAGACACTGATCGAGCAGGTGGGTCCGAGTTCGTTGGGCCTCAACGACATCGGCGTCATCACCTTGCGTACGTCGTCGGTGGTCGTGGCCGATACGTATCTCGAGAACCGCGACACAGGTGCGTTCATCCTGATCGACGAGTCGTCCAACGACACCGTCGGCGCGGGCACCATCACCCAGGCCCGAGAAGTGGTTCCCGGCAAGGCCACTCGCAACGACATCAAGTGGCATCCGAGTTCGCTGATCCGCTCCGAGCGCTGGCAGAAGACCGGCCAGCGAGGCGCGACGGTCTGGTTGACCGGGCTGCCCGCCTCCGGCAAGTCGACGGTTGCGGTCGCGCTCGAGCGGGAGTTGGTGAGCCGCGGCCGGGTCGCCTATCTGATCGACGGCGACAACATCCGCCATGGCATCTCCGACGATCTCGGATTCTCGCCCGGCGACCGCGCGGAGAACATCCGTCGCGTCGGACACCTGGCTCGCCTGTTCGGCGACGCCGGCGTGGTCTCGATCGCATCGATGGTGTCGCCGCTGCGGTCCGACCGGGAGATCGCCCGCCAACTCCATCACGCGGCCGACCTCGAGTTCATCGAGGTGCATGTCAGTACGCCGGTGACGGAGTGCGAGCGCCGCGATCCGAAGGGTCTCTACGAACGCGCGCGCCGCGGGGAGCTGAAGGGCCTCACCGGAGTCGATGCACCGTATGAGAAACCGGAGAACCCCGACCTGCGCTTCGACACGACCGGTGAGGACATCGAGGAGCTCGCAGGGCGTGTGCTCGCCGTGCTCGTGGAACGCGGCGTCCTCGACGGCTGACGTCTCACTCGGA
This sequence is a window from Gordonia insulae. Protein-coding genes within it:
- the cysD gene encoding sulfate adenylyltransferase subunit CysD; the protein is MSAEPVVDDLTDDLTDDQRVDDQPAEDVDHVAALRVLESESVHIIREVVAELERPVLLFSGGKDSIVLLRLAEKAFRPHPLPFPILHVDTGHNFDEVIEFRDRRVAPTPDNPGGIRLIVASVQESIDSGRVAESTDPSGSRNRLQTRTLLDALEAGGFDAAFGGARRDEDRARAKERVFSFRDEFGQWDPRSQRPEPWSIYNGRIRRGESVRVFPLSNWTETDIWRYIEIENLDLPPIYYASEREVFDRDGILLAVSPHSRPRDGEQVSTEWVRYRTVGDLTITGAVRSRATTIPEIIAEISDATVSERGETRADDRTSSAAMEDRKREGYF
- the cysC gene encoding adenylyl-sulfate kinase, with product MSTTIAPQRSGPAPESRRRQILRLATAGSVDDGKSTLIGRLLHDTGSLPTDHLDAVTDDEGVADLAALSDGLRAEREQGITIDVAYRFFSTASRNYVLADTPGHERYTRNTFTGASNAHVAVLLVDARNGLQVQTRRHARIATVLGVPHVIAAVNKIDLVDYSAERFAEIEADLAELATQVGIDHILAIPVAAKDGDNVVDRSVNTPWYTGPTLLEYLEGVELVAPSPTTDELRFPIQWVSRPTDLHRRRYYGRLAAGRLHVGDSVTILPSGNSSVVTAVDTLDDDREFAVAPLSISIELADDIDVGRGDVIVSAAETAHAPVLARELDATVCWLSDTPLHAGDRVALKHGAATVRATVQSLERRLDPETLIEQVGPSSLGLNDIGVITLRTSSVVVADTYLENRDTGAFILIDESSNDTVGAGTITQAREVVPGKATRNDIKWHPSSLIRSERWQKTGQRGATVWLTGLPASGKSTVAVALERELVSRGRVAYLIDGDNIRHGISDDLGFSPGDRAENIRRVGHLARLFGDAGVVSIASMVSPLRSDREIARQLHHAADLEFIEVHVSTPVTECERRDPKGLYERARRGELKGLTGVDAPYEKPENPDLRFDTTGEDIEELAGRVLAVLVERGVLDG